Proteins found in one Oncorhynchus keta strain PuntledgeMale-10-30-2019 chromosome 2, Oket_V2, whole genome shotgun sequence genomic segment:
- the LOC118400180 gene encoding glutathione S-transferase omega-1-like: MASEKCFAKGSAAPGLVAKGQIRLYSMRFCPFAHRTRLVLHAKGIKHDTVNINLKDKPEWFLKKNPLGLVPTLETSSGQVIYESPITCDYLDEVYTDKKLLPADPFQKAQQKMMLENFSKVTPYFYKIPMGKKNGEDISVLEGELKEKFVKLNEDLVNKKSKFFGGNAITMIDYMMWPWFERLEIFELKHCLDGTPELKKWTEHMSEDQTVKATMFPTETYKAFYKTYVDGKPNYDYGL, encoded by the exons ATGGCCTCTGAAAAATGTTTTGCGAAAG GAAGCGCTGCTCCTGGCCTGGTTGCCAAAGGTCAAATCAGGCTCTACAGTATGAGGTTCTGCCCCTTTGCCCACAGAACCAGACTAGTACTTCATGCCAAGGGGATCAA ACATGACACTGTCAACATTAATTTGAAAGACAAACCTGAGTGGTTCCTTAAGAAGAACCCTCTTGGCCTGGTTCCAACATTGGAGACTTCGAGTGGTCAGGTGATCTACGAGTCACCAATCACCTGTGACTACCTGGATGAGGTTTACACAGACAAAAAGCTGCTCCCAGCTGATCCTTTTCAGAAGGCCCAACAGAAAATGATGCTGGAGAATTTCTCCAAG GTAACACCATATTTCTACAAGATACCAATGGGGAAAAAAAATGGAGAAGACATTTCAGTGCTGGAAGGGGAGCTGAAAGAGAAATTTGTGAAATTGAATGAA GATCTTGTCAATAAGAAGTCCAAGTTCTTTGGTGGAAATGCAATCACAATGATCGATTACATGATGTGGCCGTGGTTTGAGAGGCTGGAGATCTTTGAGTTGAAGCA CTGTCTGGATGGTACCCCTGAGCTGAAGAAGTGGACAGAGCATATGTCCGAGGATCAAACTGTCAAAGCCACCATGTTCCCCACTGAGACCTACAAGGCATTTTACAAGACCTACGTAGACGGGAAACCCAATTATGACTATGGCCTGTAG
- the LOC118400188 gene encoding tumor necrosis factor receptor superfamily member 6-like isoform X3, with amino-acid sequence MNKYTFLYILCILCTVRLTTPFKAERSSQDILITSKLRTKRQSCQDGTYQHEGMACCLCAAGQHLESHCSVSPEDGTCVYCEEDRTYNSDPNSLDSCEPCTSCDPKANLEVEDRCTIFKDSACRCQQGHYCNKGKEHCRACYPCTICSEEGIKVACSATNNTICHAFKEQGSNLAVGFVLTTVLLVVLIVIICLWRKNKFCFGPNGGLTELPNRSSEEMQPLRGVNLWPHLPDIAKTLGWRDMKQVAECSGMTHADIESHQLNFPNDSQEQCSSLLRAWVEKEGMTTASETLVQTLLRMKKKVKAEDIVAIISNKEDGVTGKNSGSGQV; translated from the exons ATGAACAAATATACTTTTTTATATATCCTGTGCATTTTG TGTACGGTTCGTTTAACTACACCATTCAAAGCAGAGCGGAGTTCCCAAGACATCTTAATCACTAGCAAATTGCGCACCAAAAGGCAGAGTTGTCAAGATGGCACTTACCAGCATGAGGGAATGGCATGCTGTCTCTGTGCGGCTG GCCAACATCTGGAGAGCCACTGCAGTGTGAGCCCAGAGGATGGGACCTGTGTTTACTGTGAGGAAGACAGGACCTACAACAGTGACCCCAACTCTCTGGACTCCTGTGAGCCCTGCACTTCCTGTGACCCTAAAG CCAATCTGGAGGTGGAGGACAGATGCACCATCTTCAAGGACTCAGCATGTCGATGCCAGCAGGGCCACTACTGTAACAAGGGGAAGGAGCACTGCAGGGCCTGCTACCCATGTACCAT ATGCAGTGAAGAGGGCATCAAGGTAGCCTGTAGCGCCACCAACAACACCATATGCCATGCCTTCAAAGAACAAG GAAGCAATTTGGCAGTAGGATTTGTCCTGACTACTGTTCTTCTTGTCGTTTTGATTGTGATCATTTGCCTGTGGCGAAAGAATAAATTTTGTTTTG GGCCAAATGGTGGTTTGACAGAACTGCCCAACCGGAGTTCAGAG GAAATGCAGCCACTGAGAG GTGTTAATCTCTGGCCACACCTCCCAGACATCGCTAAGACCTTGGGGTGGAGGGACATGAAACAGGTGGCCGAGTGCAGTGGGATGACACATGCCGACATAGAATCCCACCAGCTGAACTTTCCCAATGACTCCCAGGAGCAATGCTCCAGCCTACTGAGGGCCTGggtggagaaggaggggatgaCCACAGCCTCTGAGACACTGGTCCAGACTCTACTCCGCATGAAGAAAAAGGTCAAGGCAGAGGATATCGTGGCTATCATCAGCAACAAGGAGGATGGCGTCACAGGGAAAAACTCAGGATCAGGACAggtgtag
- the LOC118400188 gene encoding tumor necrosis factor receptor superfamily member 6-like isoform X2, whose protein sequence is MRPTNMQQLDCHCAIVVKVLSVIPPNFKQRADLQLQTPHRTQQSLLGGINFENEQIYFFIYPVHFERSSQDILITSKLRTKRQSCQDGTYQHEGMACCLCAAGQHLESHCSVSPEDGTCVYCEEDRTYNSDPNSLDSCEPCTSCDPKANLEVEDRCTIFKDSACRCQQGHYCNKGKEHCRACYPCTICSEEGIKVACSATNNTICHAFKEQGSNLAVGFVLTTVLLVVLIVIICLWRKNKFCFGPNGGLTELPNRSSEEMQPLRGVNLWPHLPDIAKTLGWRDMKQVAECSGMTHADIESHQLNFPNDSQEQCSSLLRAWVEKEGMTTASETLVQTLLRMKKKVKAEDIVAIISNKEDGVTGKNSGSGQV, encoded by the exons ATGCGCCCTACGAACATGCAGCAACTTGACTGTCATTGTGCAATCGTGGTCAAGGTACTGTCTGTAATTCCTCCAAACTTCAAACAGAGGGCAGATTTGCAATTGCAAACACCACACAGGACGCAGCAATCTCTTCTTGGAGGCATCAATTTCGAAAATGAACAAATATACTTTTTTATATATCCTGTGCATTTTG AGCGGAGTTCCCAAGACATCTTAATCACTAGCAAATTGCGCACCAAAAGGCAGAGTTGTCAAGATGGCACTTACCAGCATGAGGGAATGGCATGCTGTCTCTGTGCGGCTG GCCAACATCTGGAGAGCCACTGCAGTGTGAGCCCAGAGGATGGGACCTGTGTTTACTGTGAGGAAGACAGGACCTACAACAGTGACCCCAACTCTCTGGACTCCTGTGAGCCCTGCACTTCCTGTGACCCTAAAG CCAATCTGGAGGTGGAGGACAGATGCACCATCTTCAAGGACTCAGCATGTCGATGCCAGCAGGGCCACTACTGTAACAAGGGGAAGGAGCACTGCAGGGCCTGCTACCCATGTACCAT ATGCAGTGAAGAGGGCATCAAGGTAGCCTGTAGCGCCACCAACAACACCATATGCCATGCCTTCAAAGAACAAG GAAGCAATTTGGCAGTAGGATTTGTCCTGACTACTGTTCTTCTTGTCGTTTTGATTGTGATCATTTGCCTGTGGCGAAAGAATAAATTTTGTTTTG GGCCAAATGGTGGTTTGACAGAACTGCCCAACCGGAGTTCAGAG GAAATGCAGCCACTGAGAG GTGTTAATCTCTGGCCACACCTCCCAGACATCGCTAAGACCTTGGGGTGGAGGGACATGAAACAGGTGGCCGAGTGCAGTGGGATGACACATGCCGACATAGAATCCCACCAGCTGAACTTTCCCAATGACTCCCAGGAGCAATGCTCCAGCCTACTGAGGGCCTGggtggagaaggaggggatgaCCACAGCCTCTGAGACACTGGTCCAGACTCTACTCCGCATGAAGAAAAAGGTCAAGGCAGAGGATATCGTGGCTATCATCAGCAACAAGGAGGATGGCGTCACAGGGAAAAACTCAGGATCAGGACAggtgtag
- the LOC118400188 gene encoding tumor necrosis factor receptor superfamily member 6-like isoform X1, which produces MRPTNMQQLDCHCAIVVKVLSVIPPNFKQRADLQLQTPHRTQQSLLGGINFENEQIYFFIYPVHFAERSSQDILITSKLRTKRQSCQDGTYQHEGMACCLCAAGQHLESHCSVSPEDGTCVYCEEDRTYNSDPNSLDSCEPCTSCDPKANLEVEDRCTIFKDSACRCQQGHYCNKGKEHCRACYPCTICSEEGIKVACSATNNTICHAFKEQGSNLAVGFVLTTVLLVVLIVIICLWRKNKFCFGPNGGLTELPNRSSEEMQPLRGVNLWPHLPDIAKTLGWRDMKQVAECSGMTHADIESHQLNFPNDSQEQCSSLLRAWVEKEGMTTASETLVQTLLRMKKKVKAEDIVAIISNKEDGVTGKNSGSGQV; this is translated from the exons ATGCGCCCTACGAACATGCAGCAACTTGACTGTCATTGTGCAATCGTGGTCAAGGTACTGTCTGTAATTCCTCCAAACTTCAAACAGAGGGCAGATTTGCAATTGCAAACACCACACAGGACGCAGCAATCTCTTCTTGGAGGCATCAATTTCGAAAATGAACAAATATACTTTTTTATATATCCTGTGCATTTTG CAGAGCGGAGTTCCCAAGACATCTTAATCACTAGCAAATTGCGCACCAAAAGGCAGAGTTGTCAAGATGGCACTTACCAGCATGAGGGAATGGCATGCTGTCTCTGTGCGGCTG GCCAACATCTGGAGAGCCACTGCAGTGTGAGCCCAGAGGATGGGACCTGTGTTTACTGTGAGGAAGACAGGACCTACAACAGTGACCCCAACTCTCTGGACTCCTGTGAGCCCTGCACTTCCTGTGACCCTAAAG CCAATCTGGAGGTGGAGGACAGATGCACCATCTTCAAGGACTCAGCATGTCGATGCCAGCAGGGCCACTACTGTAACAAGGGGAAGGAGCACTGCAGGGCCTGCTACCCATGTACCAT ATGCAGTGAAGAGGGCATCAAGGTAGCCTGTAGCGCCACCAACAACACCATATGCCATGCCTTCAAAGAACAAG GAAGCAATTTGGCAGTAGGATTTGTCCTGACTACTGTTCTTCTTGTCGTTTTGATTGTGATCATTTGCCTGTGGCGAAAGAATAAATTTTGTTTTG GGCCAAATGGTGGTTTGACAGAACTGCCCAACCGGAGTTCAGAG GAAATGCAGCCACTGAGAG GTGTTAATCTCTGGCCACACCTCCCAGACATCGCTAAGACCTTGGGGTGGAGGGACATGAAACAGGTGGCCGAGTGCAGTGGGATGACACATGCCGACATAGAATCCCACCAGCTGAACTTTCCCAATGACTCCCAGGAGCAATGCTCCAGCCTACTGAGGGCCTGggtggagaaggaggggatgaCCACAGCCTCTGAGACACTGGTCCAGACTCTACTCCGCATGAAGAAAAAGGTCAAGGCAGAGGATATCGTGGCTATCATCAGCAACAAGGAGGATGGCGTCACAGGGAAAAACTCAGGATCAGGACAggtgtag